One Nostocoides sp. HKS02 genomic window carries:
- a CDS encoding response regulator transcription factor, giving the protein MRLLIVEDEERMAAALAKGLRAEGFVVDVRPDGPQGLEAARFGAYDAVVLDIMLPGMSGYTVVRTLREEQNWVPVLLLSAKDGEYDQADGLDYGADDYLTKPFSFVVLLARLRAMLRRGASPRATVLEAAGVHLDPASRRVEVDGAPVDLSRREFLVLEHLMRAHPAVVTRESLLDEVWGAAGAGHGNVAEVYVGYLRRKLGRERIETVRGVGYRLRS; this is encoded by the coding sequence GTGCGACTGCTGATCGTCGAGGACGAGGAACGGATGGCGGCGGCGCTGGCCAAGGGGCTGCGCGCCGAGGGCTTCGTCGTCGACGTCCGGCCTGACGGGCCGCAGGGGCTGGAGGCGGCTCGCTTCGGGGCCTACGACGCCGTCGTGCTCGACATCATGCTCCCGGGCATGTCGGGGTACACCGTGGTCCGGACGCTGCGCGAGGAGCAGAACTGGGTCCCCGTCCTCCTGCTCTCGGCCAAGGACGGCGAGTACGACCAGGCTGACGGCCTCGACTACGGCGCCGACGACTACCTCACGAAGCCCTTCTCGTTCGTCGTGCTGCTGGCTCGGCTGCGGGCGATGCTGCGCCGGGGGGCGTCGCCACGCGCCACGGTGCTCGAGGCCGCCGGTGTCCACCTCGACCCCGCCTCGCGACGGGTGGAGGTCGACGGGGCTCCCGTCGACCTGTCGCGGCGCGAGTTCCTCGTCCTCGAACACCTGATGCGAGCCCACCCAGCCGTCGTGACCCGCGAGTCCCTGCTCGACGAGGTGTGGGGGGCCGCGGGTGCCGGGCACGGAAACGTCGCCGAGGTCTACGTGGGCTACCTGCGCCGCAAGCTCGGCCGCGAGCGCATCGAGACGGTGCGTGGCGTCGGCTACCGGCTGCGCTCGTGA
- a CDS encoding phosphatase PAP2 family protein — protein sequence MSSATTSDRTATQWVRSTVVPPVRWDPRALWAVAAAVLAGAAALGLADGVGEHSDLSSYDPTVTASVVADRSGPLTALAQVLTFIGSEVSVGVLTVLVLAWLVWRRRAWRTAFLFGATMTVGAVATLVVKHVVARTRPPASVMLGPLDTGFSFPSGHTTYSTVFFGLVAALLLARRIGVAQRVGIVLAWVLASGGVGLSRLYLGYHWMTDVLAGWSLATAVLALGAAVVLLTRPPAQGSRPDQADDLDDLNDRDQNTRVPA from the coding sequence GTGAGTAGTGCGACGACCAGTGACCGAACCGCCACCCAGTGGGTGCGCTCGACGGTCGTCCCGCCCGTCCGATGGGACCCGCGGGCGCTCTGGGCCGTCGCCGCTGCCGTGCTGGCCGGCGCCGCCGCGCTGGGCCTCGCTGACGGCGTGGGGGAGCACAGCGACCTCTCGTCCTACGACCCGACGGTCACCGCGAGCGTGGTCGCCGACCGCTCCGGTCCCCTGACCGCCCTGGCCCAGGTGTTGACCTTCATCGGCAGCGAGGTGTCGGTCGGGGTCCTGACGGTCCTGGTGCTCGCCTGGCTGGTGTGGCGTCGACGGGCCTGGCGCACGGCCTTCCTGTTCGGGGCAACGATGACCGTGGGTGCCGTCGCGACCCTCGTCGTCAAGCACGTGGTCGCCCGCACCCGGCCCCCGGCCTCGGTCATGCTCGGTCCGCTCGACACCGGGTTCTCCTTTCCGTCCGGGCACACCACGTACTCCACCGTGTTCTTCGGCCTGGTGGCCGCCCTGCTGCTGGCCCGTCGGATCGGCGTGGCCCAGCGGGTGGGCATCGTCCTCGCGTGGGTGCTGGCCAGCGGCGGGGTGGGCCTGAGCCGGCTCTACCTCGGCTACCACTGGATGACCGACGTGCTGGCCGGCTGGAGCCTGGCGACGGCCGTGCTGGCGCTCGGCGCCGCGGTCGTGCTGCTCACGCGGCCACCGGCCCAGGGCTCCCGGCCCGACCAGGCCGACGACCTCGACGACCTGAACGACCGCGACCAGAACACGCGAGTCCCGGCCTAG
- a CDS encoding ATP-binding protein, with translation MSGWLARLSLRWRLMALGIAGVAGALVIAGLLLYAATSASLRQATEQEARSSATDVASLVNAGRLPQPVPVSGALVVQVLDSRNRVVGGSATADRLTSLVTAAQRAQLSSGAVLEIPGNRAGVSGSLLAVGVPAGPGAARVLVVAAVPTVDLETSRRVLRTLMLVFFPLFLLLIALIAYRVVGLALRPVDRLRQGAERIGDSADLTERLPVLAARDEISALATTLNEMLARLSAAHDKQRTFVADAAHELRSPLASLQTQLEVAQHVGEGGELPAELLPDVQRLAALVEDLLVLARSGTEAGPVRTEDLGLGSVVDDVLTRYAGARVPVRRSAAPGSRSGADPVVVASRDDVERALANLVDNAVRHATGSVTVSVDSGERTARVVVRDDGGGIPQADLERVFDRFARLDEGRARDSGGSGLGLAITRELLRRNGARVWLEDGSPGVRAVVAFDLA, from the coding sequence GTGAGCGGCTGGCTGGCCCGCCTCAGCCTCCGGTGGCGCCTGATGGCCCTCGGGATCGCCGGCGTCGCCGGAGCCCTGGTGATCGCCGGACTGCTCCTGTATGCCGCGACGAGCGCCTCGTTGCGGCAGGCGACCGAGCAGGAGGCACGCTCGAGCGCGACCGACGTGGCCAGTCTCGTGAACGCGGGAAGGCTGCCCCAACCAGTGCCCGTGAGCGGCGCGTTGGTGGTCCAGGTGCTTGACAGCCGCAACCGAGTCGTGGGTGGGTCCGCGACCGCGGACCGGCTCACCTCGCTCGTCACCGCGGCCCAGCGCGCGCAGCTGTCGTCGGGAGCCGTGCTCGAGATCCCGGGCAACCGGGCCGGAGTCTCCGGGTCACTGCTCGCGGTGGGCGTGCCGGCCGGCCCGGGTGCGGCCCGGGTGCTCGTGGTGGCCGCAGTGCCCACTGTCGATCTCGAGACCAGCCGCAGGGTCCTGCGAACCCTCATGCTCGTCTTCTTCCCCCTCTTCCTCCTGCTCATCGCGCTGATCGCCTACCGCGTGGTGGGCCTGGCGCTGCGCCCGGTCGACCGGCTGCGCCAGGGCGCGGAGCGGATCGGCGACTCGGCGGACCTCACCGAGCGCCTGCCGGTGCTGGCCGCCCGCGACGAGATCAGCGCGCTCGCGACCACCCTCAACGAGATGCTGGCCCGGCTCTCCGCGGCGCACGACAAGCAGCGCACCTTCGTCGCCGACGCCGCCCACGAGCTCCGCAGCCCACTCGCCTCCCTGCAGACCCAGCTCGAGGTGGCGCAGCACGTGGGCGAGGGCGGGGAGCTGCCCGCGGAGCTGCTGCCCGACGTGCAACGGCTGGCGGCTCTCGTGGAGGACCTGCTCGTCCTGGCCCGCAGCGGCACCGAGGCGGGGCCCGTGCGCACCGAGGACCTCGGCCTCGGCTCGGTGGTCGACGACGTGCTCACCCGGTATGCCGGGGCGCGCGTTCCGGTGCGCCGCTCCGCCGCGCCGGGCTCGCGGTCCGGTGCCGACCCGGTGGTCGTGGCCAGTCGCGACGATGTCGAGCGCGCCCTGGCCAACCTCGTGGACAACGCCGTGCGCCACGCCACCGGCAGCGTCACCGTCTCGGTGGACTCCGGCGAACGGACCGCCCGGGTGGTCGTCCGTGACGACGGCGGCGGCATACCGCAGGCGGACCTGGAACGGGTCTTCGACCGCTTCGCGCGCCTCGACGAGGGCCGCGCCCGGGACTCGGGCGGCAGCGGGCTCGGGCTGGCGATCACCCGCGAGCTGTTGCGTCGCAACGGTGCCCGGGTGTGGTTGGAGGACGGCAGTCCCGGGGTGAGGGCAGTCGTGGCGTTCGACCTCGCCTGA
- a CDS encoding ATP-binding cassette domain-containing protein translates to MTQLTEVPAHTVVRGAAGPRPGDGRVGELALQTHGLTKRFGTQVAVDAIDLSVPRGAVYGFLGPNGSGKTTTIRMLLGLVTPTAGTRELLGMPIPERANEALHRVGSLVEGPAFHPYLSGRANLARLDAADLLADPRTTGRRIDAALDRVGLLAAAQKRYRAYSLGMRQRLAIAAALLAPRDLLVLDEPTNGLDPQGTREVRSLIGSLAADGATVFVSSHLLSEVEQICTHLGVMRDGRLVAQGGVADVRGTGTSRLRLETGQVEAASRLLVGLGVREVEVEHGVVRGIPDSLAPEDIVAALVGAGVGVRAFDVSAPSLEDLFVSLTGEGFDVSG, encoded by the coding sequence ATGACCCAGCTCACCGAGGTGCCCGCGCACACCGTGGTGCGTGGAGCCGCAGGCCCGCGACCCGGTGACGGCAGGGTCGGCGAGCTCGCCCTGCAGACCCATGGGCTGACGAAACGGTTCGGCACCCAGGTGGCCGTCGACGCCATCGACCTGAGCGTTCCCCGCGGGGCGGTGTACGGCTTCCTCGGACCCAACGGGTCGGGCAAGACCACCACGATCCGGATGCTGCTGGGCCTGGTGACTCCCACCGCAGGCACCCGTGAGCTGCTCGGCATGCCCATCCCGGAGCGGGCCAACGAGGCCCTCCACCGGGTCGGGTCCCTGGTCGAGGGGCCCGCCTTCCACCCCTACCTGTCGGGCCGGGCGAACCTCGCCCGGCTCGATGCCGCAGACCTGCTCGCCGACCCTCGGACCACGGGTCGGCGGATCGACGCCGCGCTCGACCGGGTCGGGCTCTTGGCAGCCGCGCAGAAGCGGTACCGCGCGTACTCGCTGGGCATGCGGCAACGGTTGGCGATCGCCGCGGCCCTGCTCGCCCCACGCGACCTGCTGGTCCTCGACGAGCCGACCAACGGGCTCGACCCCCAGGGCACGCGGGAGGTGCGGTCGCTGATCGGCTCCCTCGCGGCCGATGGCGCGACCGTCTTCGTCTCGAGCCACCTGCTCTCGGAGGTGGAGCAGATCTGCACCCACCTCGGTGTGATGCGCGACGGCAGGCTGGTCGCCCAGGGCGGTGTTGCCGACGTGCGCGGCACCGGGACGTCCCGGCTGCGGCTCGAGACGGGGCAGGTCGAGGCCGCCTCGCGGCTCCTCGTCGGTCTTGGCGTCCGCGAGGTGGAGGTCGAGCACGGGGTGGTGCGCGGCATACCGGACTCCCTCGCCCCAGAGGACATCGTGGCCGCGCTCGTGGGTGCCGGTGTCGGCGTGCGCGCGTTCGACGTGAGCGCGCCGAGCCTGGAGGACCTGTTCGTCTCCCTGACGGGGGAGGGCTTCGATGTCAGCGGTTGA
- a CDS encoding glycosyltransferase family 4 protein, which translates to MRILHVTDTYQPTVGGIEVLVESLAGRQAAAGHDVTVLTRTPKQGPTGVQPDTGVVVSRDLSELRRLVEWADCVHAHVSAFSPLTLRSAEVAAASSTPVVATVHSMWGNAWPIVRTVAGLRRWRSMPIQWAAVSEAAAGPVTRVAGAPVLVLPNAVDTSRWAPAARVGDRTEDVTIVSVQRMTGRKRPLALLSMLKRARAIVPPEVRLRAVLVGEGPQRREVQRRIAAAGLGSWVSAPGALNHAELRELYRSAEIFIAPATRESFGIAALEARTSGLAVIGHAATGVSEFVAHGVEGMLADDDAQMVDHLALLCTDRALLDGVMAHNRAHRPAFDWADHLWRAEYAYTTAAERLPVRTSARVRLGSVPTS; encoded by the coding sequence ATGAGGATCCTCCACGTCACGGACACCTACCAGCCCACCGTCGGTGGGATCGAGGTGCTCGTCGAGTCCCTGGCCGGTCGACAGGCCGCCGCGGGCCACGACGTCACCGTGCTCACGCGCACCCCCAAGCAGGGTCCCACCGGCGTGCAGCCTGACACCGGTGTGGTCGTGAGCCGCGACCTGTCCGAGCTGCGCCGGCTCGTCGAGTGGGCCGACTGCGTGCACGCCCATGTCTCCGCCTTCTCACCGCTGACCCTGCGCTCGGCCGAGGTGGCCGCGGCCAGCTCCACCCCTGTGGTCGCCACCGTGCACTCCATGTGGGGCAACGCCTGGCCCATCGTGCGCACGGTGGCCGGGCTGCGCCGGTGGCGCTCCATGCCCATCCAGTGGGCGGCGGTGAGCGAGGCCGCGGCCGGCCCGGTGACCCGGGTGGCCGGCGCGCCGGTCCTGGTCCTGCCCAACGCCGTCGACACGTCCCGCTGGGCCCCGGCCGCACGGGTGGGCGACCGCACCGAGGACGTCACCATCGTCAGCGTCCAACGGATGACGGGACGCAAGCGCCCCCTGGCCCTGCTGTCCATGCTGAAGCGAGCGCGCGCGATCGTGCCCCCCGAGGTCCGGTTGCGGGCAGTCCTGGTCGGCGAAGGACCCCAGCGCCGCGAGGTGCAGCGCCGGATCGCCGCGGCCGGACTCGGGTCCTGGGTCAGCGCACCGGGCGCGCTGAACCACGCCGAGCTGCGTGAGCTCTACCGCAGCGCCGAGATCTTCATCGCCCCGGCGACCCGCGAGTCCTTCGGGATCGCGGCGCTCGAGGCTCGGACCTCAGGGCTGGCCGTCATCGGTCACGCGGCGACCGGGGTGTCCGAGTTCGTGGCGCACGGCGTCGAGGGCATGCTCGCCGACGACGACGCGCAGATGGTCGACCACCTCGCCCTGCTCTGCACGGACCGCGCGCTGCTCGACGGCGTCATGGCCCACAACCGGGCGCACCGGCCGGCCTTCGACTGGGCTGACCACCTGTGGCGCGCCGAGTACGCCTACACGACCGCGGCCGAGCGCCTCCCGGTGCGGACCTCCGCCCGAGTGCGCCTGGGGTCCGTCCCGACCTCCTAG
- a CDS encoding response regulator transcription factor: MRVLLVEDERALAETIRRGLTNEGFVVDVAHDGVTGQWMATENPYDVIVLDIMLPGRNGYDVLRNIRELLIWTPALMLTAKDGEYDQTDAFELGADDYLTKPFSFIVLVARLRALVRRGAPVRPVALTVGDLVLDPNTRVVTRGDQRISLTAKEFAVLQFLMRHPQDVLSKAEILDNAWDHAFDGSDNIVEVYIGYLRKKIDTAFGVQSLETVRGMGYRLMPVTVESSLPTAR, encoded by the coding sequence GTGCGAGTGCTGCTGGTGGAGGACGAGCGGGCCTTGGCCGAGACGATTCGGCGGGGCCTGACCAACGAGGGCTTCGTCGTGGACGTCGCCCACGACGGTGTCACGGGCCAGTGGATGGCCACCGAGAACCCCTACGACGTCATCGTCCTCGACATCATGCTGCCGGGCCGCAACGGCTACGACGTCCTGCGCAACATCCGTGAGCTGCTGATCTGGACGCCCGCGCTCATGCTCACGGCCAAGGACGGCGAGTACGACCAGACCGACGCCTTCGAGCTCGGCGCCGACGACTACCTCACCAAGCCGTTCAGCTTCATCGTGCTCGTGGCGCGGCTGCGGGCGCTCGTGCGTCGCGGCGCGCCCGTCCGCCCGGTGGCCCTGACCGTGGGTGACCTGGTCCTCGATCCCAACACCCGAGTCGTCACGCGCGGCGACCAGCGCATCTCGCTCACGGCCAAGGAGTTCGCGGTGCTGCAGTTCCTCATGCGCCACCCGCAGGACGTGCTGTCCAAGGCAGAGATCCTCGACAACGCGTGGGACCACGCCTTCGACGGCAGCGACAACATCGTCGAGGTCTACATCGGCTACCTGCGCAAGAAGATCGACACCGCCTTCGGGGTGCAGTCCCTCGAGACGGTCCGGGGGATGGGCTACCGGCTCATGCCGGTGACCGTCGAGTCCTCGCTCCCAACCGCCCGCTGA
- a CDS encoding DUF309 domain-containing protein — MGSERDRDASGRARQARPRDALGRPLPYGATGVEPVSEEPLPPLETIEAARALVDAGRPFAAHEVLEARWKAGPDHERDLWQGLAQLCVALTHAARGNQTGARRLADRARTRLEAYAATKAPTYGLDLEAVLACAADRSGKIAP, encoded by the coding sequence GTGGGGTCTGAGCGTGATCGTGACGCCAGCGGCCGGGCGCGCCAAGCGCGTCCGCGTGACGCCCTCGGGCGACCGTTGCCCTACGGCGCGACCGGGGTCGAGCCGGTCTCCGAGGAGCCGCTGCCACCGCTCGAGACCATCGAGGCCGCGCGGGCCCTGGTGGACGCGGGTCGCCCGTTCGCTGCCCACGAGGTCCTCGAGGCCCGGTGGAAGGCCGGACCGGACCACGAGCGCGACCTCTGGCAGGGCCTCGCCCAGCTCTGCGTGGCCCTCACCCACGCCGCGCGCGGCAACCAGACCGGAGCCCGGCGGCTCGCCGACCGGGCCCGGACGAGGCTCGAGGCGTATGCCGCGACGAAGGCGCCCACGTACGGGCTCGACCTCGAGGCGGTCCTGGCCTGCGCCGCTGATCGCTCTGGCAAGATCGCCCCATGA
- a CDS encoding DMT family transporter gives MSLAVAIPCAVLSAASYGVSTAVQHRAAHQPSGRANARRLVGLLTNPRWLMSVGGDGLGLVLQIAALATGPVVLVQPLLVLAVPVSLPVGWLLGGARPAGRDYAACLGILAALAGFFLVVGDPGAAALLSARATATVVIVAALAGGAAIAAVRQVSATARAAVYGAVAGAWFGLVGVLMDSVATRWRGASWAAVTTTGGWVAVVGLVVMGAAALVLTQVSFQVGALAASFPANEAAAPVVAVVLGAALLHERVPVSPPAVTAYVACGLAITAGTVWLARSLDGTR, from the coding sequence ATGTCCCTCGCGGTCGCGATTCCCTGCGCTGTCCTCTCCGCCGCGTCCTACGGGGTCTCGACCGCCGTCCAGCACCGTGCCGCGCACCAGCCGAGCGGTCGCGCGAACGCACGGCGCCTCGTCGGCCTGCTCACCAACCCGCGGTGGCTCATGTCGGTCGGCGGCGACGGGCTCGGGTTGGTGCTCCAGATCGCGGCCCTGGCCACGGGGCCGGTGGTGCTGGTCCAGCCGCTGCTGGTGCTGGCTGTCCCGGTCTCGCTCCCGGTCGGCTGGCTGCTGGGTGGCGCGCGGCCAGCGGGGCGCGACTACGCCGCATGCCTGGGCATCCTGGCCGCCCTCGCCGGGTTCTTCCTCGTCGTCGGCGACCCCGGCGCCGCCGCCCTGCTGTCGGCGCGCGCCACGGCGACGGTCGTGATCGTGGCAGCGCTGGCGGGAGGGGCGGCGATCGCGGCGGTCCGGCAGGTCTCGGCCACCGCGCGAGCGGCCGTCTACGGCGCGGTCGCCGGGGCGTGGTTCGGCCTCGTGGGGGTGCTCATGGACTCCGTCGCGACCCGCTGGCGTGGGGCGTCCTGGGCAGCGGTCACGACCACGGGCGGCTGGGTCGCAGTGGTAGGGCTCGTGGTCATGGGCGCCGCGGCGCTGGTGCTCACGCAGGTGTCCTTCCAGGTGGGCGCGCTGGCCGCGAGCTTCCCGGCGAACGAGGCGGCCGCTCCGGTCGTCGCGGTCGTCCTGGGTGCCGCGTTGCTGCACGAGCGGGTGCCGGTCAGCCCGCCCGCCGTCACGGCATACGTCGCGTGCGGGCTGGCCATCACGGCCGGGACGGTCTGGCTCGCACGGTCGCTGGACGGTACGCGATGA
- a CDS encoding TIGR03668 family PPOX class F420-dependent oxidoreductase, whose amino-acid sequence MTSAFDRQRFAAADVARLATVTPLGDPHLVPVVFALDGNRVWMAVDAKPKSTRALQRLANLRQHPRVSLLVDHYEADWSTLWWVRADGAARVVEPDTDEERQGIAHLVAKYPQYQVDPPGGPVVVVDLDTWRSWSAVPGQTEGGGRRGV is encoded by the coding sequence ATGACCTCGGCGTTCGACCGGCAGCGGTTCGCCGCAGCCGACGTGGCGAGGCTGGCCACGGTCACGCCGCTGGGCGACCCGCACCTTGTGCCTGTCGTGTTCGCGCTCGACGGGAACCGGGTCTGGATGGCCGTGGACGCGAAGCCCAAGTCGACGCGCGCCCTGCAGCGCCTCGCGAACCTCCGTCAGCACCCGCGGGTCAGCCTGCTCGTCGACCACTACGAGGCGGACTGGTCGACGCTGTGGTGGGTCCGGGCGGACGGAGCCGCGCGGGTGGTCGAGCCCGACACCGACGAGGAGCGCCAGGGCATCGCCCACCTGGTCGCGAAGTACCCTCAGTACCAGGTGGATCCTCCGGGTGGCCCGGTCGTCGTCGTCGACCTCGACACCTGGCGCTCCTGGTCCGCCGTACCCGGCCAGACCGAAGGCGGTGGCAGACGTGGGGTCTGA
- a CDS encoding cell wall metabolism sensor histidine kinase WalK yields MQLVDAGHQVVSTSDPAGNAPLTGLSPAPGHILTDQVASLPGEVGEPYAIVAQGVRDRTGTPYVVVVASPLRVETKSVRTATLLLGVGALLLLLLLVALIGRIMGRALEPVERIRSEVDRITQVRGRGQITVPPSGDEISKLAQTMNQMLGRLDQADASTRRFVSDASHELRSPLATIRAAIEVSSAHRLGPDDERDELIRSEVLRMQRLVDDLLTLARADDGIPMSSEEVDVDDIVDAEVRRLRATTDARVRASIEAARVVGDRARLEQVVRNLVDNAARHTVGEITLSVSTQGSWVVLCVDNEGAPIPVGQRDAVFERFTRLQESRERDTGGSGLGLAICRTLVSAHGGTVVATQTPAGNCRFEVRLPSADDAAATPPAATGPLGPVRAQRAVGSEDSTVTGMSR; encoded by the coding sequence GTGCAGCTCGTGGACGCGGGCCACCAGGTCGTCTCGACCTCGGACCCGGCGGGCAACGCCCCCCTCACCGGTCTGTCGCCCGCGCCCGGGCACATCCTGACCGACCAGGTCGCGAGCCTGCCCGGCGAGGTGGGCGAGCCCTACGCGATCGTGGCGCAGGGCGTGCGTGACCGCACCGGCACGCCGTACGTCGTCGTGGTGGCCTCACCCCTGCGGGTCGAGACCAAGAGTGTGCGCACCGCGACCCTGCTGCTCGGCGTGGGCGCCCTGCTGCTCCTGCTGCTGCTCGTGGCCCTGATCGGCCGGATCATGGGTCGGGCGCTGGAGCCGGTCGAGCGGATCCGCAGCGAGGTCGACCGGATCACCCAGGTGCGTGGCCGCGGCCAGATCACGGTGCCGCCGTCCGGTGACGAGATCTCCAAGCTGGCGCAGACCATGAACCAGATGCTCGGCCGGCTCGACCAGGCCGACGCGAGCACCCGCCGGTTCGTCTCCGACGCCTCCCACGAGCTGCGCAGTCCGCTGGCCACCATCCGGGCGGCGATCGAGGTGTCGAGCGCCCACCGCCTCGGTCCGGACGACGAGCGGGACGAGCTGATCCGGTCCGAGGTCCTGCGTATGCAGCGCCTCGTCGATGACCTGCTCACGCTCGCCCGGGCCGACGACGGCATACCGATGTCCTCGGAGGAGGTCGATGTCGACGACATCGTCGACGCCGAGGTGCGCCGGCTCCGGGCGACCACGGACGCCCGCGTGCGCGCGTCGATCGAAGCCGCCCGGGTCGTCGGCGACCGGGCGCGGCTCGAGCAGGTCGTGCGCAACCTCGTCGACAACGCCGCCCGGCACACGGTCGGTGAGATCACCTTGTCGGTGAGCACCCAGGGTTCCTGGGTCGTGCTCTGCGTCGACAACGAGGGTGCGCCGATCCCGGTCGGGCAGCGCGATGCCGTGTTCGAGCGGTTCACCCGTCTCCAGGAGTCCCGCGAGCGCGACACCGGGGGTAGCGGGCTGGGGCTGGCCATCTGCCGGACCCTCGTCTCGGCGCACGGGGGCACGGTCGTGGCCACGCAGACCCCGGCCGGGAACTGCCGGTTCGAGGTGCGGCTCCCGTCGGCGGACGACGCGGCAGCCACCCCACCGGCAGCGACCGGGCCGCTGGGGCCCGTCCGGGCTCAGCGGGCGGTTGGGAGCGAGGACTCGACGGTCACCGGCATGAGCCGGTAG
- a CDS encoding acyl-CoA dehydrogenase family protein: MSAQTPLGLFATDTLIHDEDRAMAQTVRRFVDDRIRPEIAAWYEAGHIPARDLAKELGALGVLGMHLEGYGCAGTTATAYGLACLELEAGDSGVRSLVSVQGSLAMFAIYAHGSQEQKQEWLPQMAAGEAIGCFGLTEPDFGSDPGGMRTRARRDGTDWVLSGTKMWITNGSVADVAVVWAQTDEGIRGFVVPTDTPGFSAPEITRKMSLRASVTAELVFDEVRLPESAMLPGARGLSGPLSCLSEARFGIVFGALGAARDCLETAIGYAGQRQLHGRPLAGYQATQLKLADMTLELGKGMLLALHLGRLKDAGALRPEQVSLGKLNNVREAIAIARECRTILGAAGITLEYPIMRHANNLESVLTYEGTSEVHQLIIGQALTGERAFG; the protein is encoded by the coding sequence ATGAGTGCCCAGACCCCCCTCGGCCTGTTCGCGACGGACACCCTGATCCACGACGAGGACCGCGCCATGGCGCAGACCGTGCGTCGCTTCGTCGACGACCGGATCCGGCCGGAGATCGCGGCCTGGTACGAGGCCGGCCACATCCCGGCACGCGACCTCGCCAAGGAGCTCGGCGCCCTGGGCGTACTCGGCATGCACCTCGAGGGGTACGGCTGCGCCGGAACGACCGCCACGGCATACGGCCTGGCGTGCCTGGAGCTGGAGGCGGGGGACTCGGGGGTCCGGTCGCTGGTGTCGGTGCAGGGGTCGCTGGCGATGTTCGCGATCTATGCGCACGGGTCGCAGGAGCAGAAGCAGGAGTGGCTGCCGCAGATGGCGGCCGGCGAGGCGATCGGCTGCTTCGGGTTGACCGAGCCGGACTTTGGCTCCGACCCGGGCGGCATGCGCACCCGCGCCCGCCGCGACGGCACGGACTGGGTGCTGAGCGGGACGAAGATGTGGATCACGAACGGGTCTGTAGCCGATGTGGCCGTGGTGTGGGCGCAGACCGACGAGGGCATCCGCGGCTTCGTGGTCCCGACCGACACGCCGGGCTTCTCGGCCCCGGAGATCACGCGGAAGATGTCGTTGCGGGCGTCGGTGACCGCCGAGCTGGTCTTCGACGAGGTGCGCCTGCCCGAGTCCGCCATGCTGCCCGGTGCGAGGGGGCTGTCGGGGCCGTTGTCGTGCCTGAGCGAGGCCAGGTTCGGCATCGTGTTCGGGGCCCTGGGGGCGGCCCGGGACTGTCTGGAGACGGCGATCGGGTATGCCGGGCAGCGCCAGCTCCACGGCCGCCCGCTGGCGGGGTACCAGGCGACCCAGCTCAAGCTCGCCGACATGACCCTCGAGCTCGGCAAGGGGATGTTGCTGGCCCTGCACCTCGGCCGGCTCAAGGACGCCGGTGCCCTGCGCCCCGAGCAGGTCAGCCTGGGCAAGCTCAACAACGTGCGCGAGGCGATCGCGATCGCCCGTGAGTGCCGCACCATCCTGGGGGCTGCGGGGATCACGCTGGAGTACCCGATCATGCGACACGCCAACAACCTCGAGTCGGTGCTGACCTACGAAGGCACCTCGGAGGTGCACCAGCTCATCATCGGCCAGGCCCTGACCGGCGAACGGGCCTTCGGCTAG